From Rhizobium sp. NZLR1, a single genomic window includes:
- a CDS encoding VCBS domain-containing protein, with product MANHKPVAVDVYLPVFDINDPISGDILENTSSTDVDGDRVRLNFVNGQRIPQPADPNGPATSTTIEGKYGTLTVYSDGGYTYALDHSNPVVSALGPGDQLVDQFNFKISDGKGATDFGLLNIAVDLPERGDVFVNFEDVGKYDFPTGYKGFDWGAWRDGDDATVQKEADGNHALSGGVFWTPILSADGGTFQIEQFSVANGTSDYDNVLTIEGHLNGNIVFSTTVNVTADSMDAPQVIDLSAWGKIDYLVLDTEPVITETSGPDYYGARYDDFHFIV from the coding sequence ATGGCAAACCACAAGCCGGTCGCAGTTGACGTATACTTGCCTGTTTTCGATATCAACGATCCGATCAGTGGCGACATCCTCGAAAATACCAGTTCCACCGATGTCGATGGAGATCGGGTGCGCCTGAACTTCGTCAATGGACAACGAATTCCCCAACCCGCCGATCCGAACGGGCCCGCCACGAGCACGACGATCGAGGGGAAATACGGCACGCTGACTGTCTATTCCGACGGTGGTTACACTTATGCGCTCGATCATTCCAACCCGGTGGTATCAGCGCTCGGCCCAGGGGATCAACTCGTCGACCAGTTCAATTTCAAGATTTCCGATGGCAAAGGCGCCACGGACTTCGGCTTGCTCAATATCGCTGTCGACTTGCCGGAACGTGGCGACGTATTCGTCAATTTTGAGGATGTCGGCAAATACGACTTCCCGACCGGCTATAAAGGCTTCGATTGGGGCGCCTGGCGAGATGGTGACGACGCCACGGTTCAGAAAGAAGCCGACGGCAACCATGCTCTGTCGGGCGGCGTGTTCTGGACACCCATTCTATCCGCCGATGGCGGAACCTTCCAGATCGAGCAATTCAGCGTCGCAAACGGCACGTCGGACTATGACAACGTTCTGACGATCGAAGGTCATCTCAATGGCAATATCGTGTTCTCGACCACGGTTAACGTGACCGCCGACAGCATGGACGCACCACAAGTGATCGATCTCAGCGCCTGGGGCAAAATCGACTATCTTGTGCTCGACACCGAGCCCGTCATTACAGAAACGAGCGGTCCGGATTATTATGGTGCGCGATACGACGATTTTCATTTCATCGTTTGA
- a CDS encoding phosphoribosyltransferase: MSSHGLYSAAKGQRDMDAALKVVDDLVVEDTIKKLRALEMKTGIKPKLIAPAAQIGESNNALAVGYANWLAHELDWEVDESIFQMKDFSKDKLDRWVRIAHRSTFYGEIDKKTPYVIVDDVITQGGTMADLRSFILGKGGRVIGMSAIASREGNDVQIRLDADTQTKLEKMYGGDLAKFCGEHLGFHYRGFTCPEAAGVLSCASYVHLGEKIMRGRNTGNASRGKKQAAR; encoded by the coding sequence TTGAGCAGCCATGGTCTCTACAGCGCCGCCAAAGGCCAGCGGGATATGGACGCTGCGTTGAAGGTTGTAGATGACCTGGTGGTTGAAGACACCATCAAAAAACTCCGGGCACTGGAGATGAAAACCGGCATTAAGCCAAAGCTTATCGCGCCGGCGGCTCAAATTGGCGAATCCAACAATGCCCTAGCGGTGGGCTACGCAAACTGGTTGGCTCACGAACTTGACTGGGAGGTGGATGAATCTATCTTCCAAATGAAAGACTTCTCAAAAGACAAACTAGATCGCTGGGTCAGAATAGCGCACCGCAGCACCTTTTATGGGGAAATTGACAAGAAGACCCCATATGTCATAGTGGATGACGTGATCACTCAGGGGGGAACAATGGCCGACCTCCGGTCGTTCATCCTCGGTAAAGGTGGCCGTGTTATTGGAATGAGCGCGATTGCCTCGAGGGAGGGAAATGATGTTCAGATCCGACTTGACGCTGACACACAAACAAAGCTGGAGAAAATGTATGGCGGCGACCTTGCAAAGTTTTGCGGCGAGCATCTCGGCTTTCATTACCGGGGGTTCACGTGTCCCGAAGCAGCCGGAGTCCTCAGTTGTGCGAGTTATGTCCACCTCGGAGAGAAAATCATGCGAGGCCGTAACACGGGCAATGCATCGCGAGGCAAGAAACAAGCTGCGCGATAA
- a CDS encoding DUF1515 domain-containing protein yields the protein MFQYAVAALPVAVDGRSVPLLAARRGNTAIVQRCRYRSRRHPGDIHVEDPAHDGSLLLDDLQFAFPTSDRSVQPAIEEWKRMKVLGVGISGLIAFAGLTVGGIMAYVSDGAVAWFRHWLKIN from the coding sequence ATTTTTCAGTATGCCGTTGCCGCGCTGCCCGTTGCCGTTGATGGTCGAAGCGTTCCATTGCTTGCCGCGAGGCGCGGGAACACCGCCATTGTTCAGCGCTGCCGCTATCGATCGCGGCGCCACCCCGGCGACATACATGTCGAAGATCCGGCGCACGACGGCAGCCTCCTCCTCGACGATCTCCAGTTCGCCTTTCCGACCAGCGATCGGTCGGTCCAGCCGGCGATCGAGGAATGGAAGCGCATGAAAGTTCTCGGGGTCGGGATTTCAGGGCTGATCGCGTTCGCCGGCCTCACGGTCGGCGGCATCATGGCCTATGTGAGTGATGGTGCCGTGGCTTGGTTCCGACACTGGCTCAAGATCAATTAG
- the mnmA gene encoding tRNA 2-thiouridine(34) synthase MnmA, producing the protein MNTLDFDKQPEDTRVVVAMSGGVDSSVVAGLLKRQGYDVLGITLQLYDHGAAVHRAGSCCAGQDIDDARRVCETLGIPHYVLDYEKRFRETVINPFAESYVAGETPIPCVSCNQTVKFADLLATAKELGADALATGHYIRSGLNPSPENPGRRALFRPADADRDQSYFLFATTQEQIDYLRFPLGGLPKAETRRLAEDMGLVVAKKADSQDICFVPRGKYSDIITKLKPNAALAGEIVHLDGRVLGSHEGILHFTIGQRRGIGIATGEPLYVVFLDARSRRVIVGPKEALETHRVYLRDVNWLGDETLAQAASGKGFACYAKVRSTRAPAPAVLHINANGTYVDLTVGEAGIAPGQACALYSAPGDNARVFGGGFIERSEREPSAEASLKALLTSPVAA; encoded by the coding sequence TTGAACACACTGGATTTTGACAAGCAGCCGGAAGATACCCGTGTCGTCGTCGCCATGTCGGGCGGCGTCGATTCATCGGTCGTCGCCGGCCTTCTCAAACGCCAGGGTTACGACGTGCTCGGCATTACGCTGCAGCTTTATGATCATGGCGCCGCCGTTCACCGCGCCGGTTCCTGCTGCGCCGGCCAGGATATCGACGATGCGCGTCGCGTCTGCGAAACGCTCGGCATTCCGCATTACGTGCTCGATTACGAAAAGCGCTTTCGCGAGACGGTGATCAATCCCTTCGCCGAAAGCTATGTGGCGGGCGAAACGCCGATTCCTTGCGTTTCCTGCAACCAGACCGTCAAGTTTGCCGATCTTCTAGCAACCGCCAAGGAGCTTGGCGCCGATGCGCTAGCGACCGGCCACTATATCCGCTCGGGCCTGAACCCTTCGCCCGAAAATCCCGGCCGCCGCGCGCTTTTCCGCCCGGCCGACGCCGATCGTGACCAGAGCTATTTCCTGTTCGCCACGACCCAGGAACAGATCGACTACCTCCGCTTTCCCTTGGGCGGCCTGCCGAAGGCCGAGACCCGCAGGCTCGCCGAAGATATGGGCCTCGTCGTCGCCAAGAAGGCCGACAGCCAGGACATCTGCTTCGTGCCGCGGGGCAAATATTCCGACATCATCACCAAGCTGAAGCCGAACGCGGCGCTCGCCGGCGAGATCGTCCATCTCGACGGCCGCGTGCTCGGAAGCCATGAGGGCATCCTGCACTTCACGATCGGCCAACGCCGCGGCATCGGCATCGCCACCGGCGAGCCGCTCTACGTGGTCTTTCTCGACGCCCGTTCGCGCCGCGTCATCGTCGGGCCGAAAGAGGCGCTGGAAACGCACCGCGTCTACCTGCGCGACGTCAATTGGCTGGGCGACGAGACGCTTGCGCAAGCCGCCTCCGGTAAAGGCTTCGCCTGTTACGCCAAGGTTCGCTCGACACGGGCGCCGGCACCCGCCGTGCTGCATATCAATGCGAACGGCACTTATGTCGACCTCACAGTCGGTGAGGCGGGTATCGCCCCCGGCCAGGCCTGCGCGCTTTATTCCGCACCCGGCGACAACGCCCGCGTTTTCGGCGGGGGTTTCATCGAGCGCTCCGAACGCGAACCTTCGGCGGAAGCTTCGCTGAAGGCCCTCTTGACCAGCCCCGTCGCCGCCTGA
- a CDS encoding SRPBCC family protein, whose translation MTEQSTQSTAAEPAVSHATFAVERAYPVPPERVFFAFADLDSKRRWFAEGEGWEVLEFTSDFSVGGAEFSRFRFGDGPEITNDTQYQNIVPDERIVISYRMAVGGVPISVSLATIEFSPSGRGTVMTYTEQGVYFDDASAGANREIGCRELMEALARELDVAA comes from the coding sequence ATGACCGAGCAGTCCACGCAATCGACGGCCGCCGAACCAGCCGTTTCCCACGCCACCTTCGCCGTGGAGCGTGCCTATCCCGTGCCACCTGAGCGCGTCTTCTTCGCATTTGCTGATCTTGACAGCAAGCGGCGCTGGTTCGCCGAAGGCGAAGGGTGGGAGGTGCTGGAATTCACCTCGGATTTCAGTGTCGGCGGCGCCGAGTTTTCGCGCTTCCGCTTCGGTGATGGACCGGAGATCACCAACGACACGCAATACCAGAATATCGTGCCGGACGAGCGCATCGTCATCTCCTACCGGATGGCAGTGGGCGGAGTGCCGATCTCGGTCTCGCTGGCGACCATCGAATTCAGTCCCTCCGGCAGGGGCACAGTCATGACCTATACGGAGCAAGGCGTCTATTTCGACGATGCCTCGGCGGGCGCCAACCGCGAAATCGGCTGCCGCGAGCTGATGGAGGCCCTAGCAAGGGAACTTGATGTGGCCGCCTGA
- a CDS encoding metalloregulator ArsR/SmtB family transcription factor produces the protein MLNYSTIDDILKALVEPTRRQIVERLSRGPASVSELAQPFDMSLAAIVQHLQVLEESGLIRSEKIGRVRTCRIEPSGLDRIAGWVAERRSLMERRFDRLGDMLSQPAVNNQREGKE, from the coding sequence ATGCTTAACTATTCGACCATTGACGATATTCTGAAAGCCCTCGTCGAGCCGACGCGGCGGCAGATCGTCGAGCGGCTGAGCCGTGGCCCGGCCAGTGTCAGCGAGCTGGCGCAACCCTTCGACATGTCGCTTGCGGCGATCGTCCAGCATTTACAGGTGCTGGAGGAAAGCGGCCTCATCCGCAGCGAGAAGATCGGACGGGTTCGCACCTGCCGCATCGAGCCATCCGGCCTCGATCGGATCGCCGGCTGGGTGGCCGAGCGCAGAAGCCTGATGGAGCGGCGGTTCGATCGCCTGGGCGACATGCTTTCACAGCCGGCCGTAAATAACCAACGAGAGGGAAAAGAGTGA
- a CDS encoding bifunctional diguanylate cyclase/phosphodiesterase, which translates to MAPLQKTEQIEVLNDDFRSLFATHPSPMWVYDPISLHFLSVNEAAAALYGYGADEYRHMTVLDIRPQHERERMIDAVNGRTDMEKAERWAHLKASGETFDVLTYGREVRFEGRAAILAIVQDRTEVNAARRQISDTRSLLDSIVDNLPVGVFVKDMEADGLYLLFNEACGEIVGMRAQEVVGRTDRALFPAGQTDAFREQDRRAFDADTTISFEETMLRADGVPRILRTVKRALPTPEGRAPRYLLGISQDVTEERAVEAKLAHLAMHDSLTGLPNRAAFSNHISQRAVEATADSPIALLYIDVDHFKLINDSKGHAAGDALLCQVSERLLRLAEEGDLVARLGGDEFAIVLELGEPERAGRFAQGLLQTLAGAFDLDGVREHVTCSVGIALAPAHARDADVLMRHADLALYAAKENGRSTYRFYETEMRLAAERRHMMTAELWEALEKRQFELYYQPIVQLDNDDIAGFEALIRWRHPKRGLVAPMEFIPIAEETGLIVPIGDWVIREACHAAAGWPTHLRIAVNLSVSQFRHASLLSTVVAALNETGLNADRLEIEITESVFLADADQSLPLLRALKELGVRIAIDDFGTGYSSLSYLRSFPFDKIKLDRSFVSGIETDAGNLAIVRAVVGIGSGFNATTLAEGIETEEQLQKLRAEGFSEVQGYLLGRPMPQHDAEVLIHGRALRAASSRS; encoded by the coding sequence ATGGCCCCCTTGCAGAAGACCGAGCAGATCGAAGTACTGAACGACGACTTCCGGTCATTGTTTGCAACGCATCCGTCGCCGATGTGGGTCTACGATCCGATATCGCTGCATTTTCTCAGCGTCAACGAGGCGGCGGCAGCACTCTACGGCTACGGCGCAGACGAGTACCGGCACATGACGGTGCTCGATATCCGCCCCCAGCATGAGCGGGAGCGGATGATCGACGCCGTCAATGGCCGTACCGACATGGAAAAGGCAGAGCGTTGGGCTCACCTCAAGGCGAGCGGCGAGACCTTTGACGTGCTGACCTATGGCCGCGAAGTGCGTTTCGAGGGCCGAGCCGCGATCCTGGCGATCGTGCAGGACCGCACCGAGGTCAACGCAGCCAGACGTCAGATCAGCGATACGCGCTCGCTTCTCGACAGCATCGTCGACAACTTGCCGGTCGGCGTTTTTGTCAAGGACATGGAAGCGGACGGGCTTTACCTTCTTTTCAACGAGGCCTGCGGTGAAATTGTCGGCATGAGGGCGCAGGAGGTGGTCGGCCGAACCGACCGGGCGCTGTTTCCCGCCGGTCAGACAGATGCCTTTCGCGAGCAGGATCGCCGGGCCTTCGACGCCGATACGACGATCAGCTTCGAGGAGACTATGCTGCGCGCCGATGGCGTGCCACGCATCCTGCGCACCGTCAAACGCGCCTTGCCGACGCCGGAGGGCCGTGCACCGCGCTACCTGCTCGGCATCTCGCAGGACGTGACGGAGGAGCGCGCCGTCGAGGCAAAGCTTGCCCATCTTGCCATGCATGATTCCCTGACCGGCCTGCCGAACCGGGCAGCCTTTTCCAATCATATCAGCCAGCGCGCGGTCGAAGCGACCGCCGACAGCCCGATCGCGCTGCTCTATATCGACGTCGATCATTTCAAGCTTATCAACGACAGCAAGGGACATGCCGCCGGCGACGCGCTGCTTTGCCAAGTGTCGGAGCGGCTGCTGCGGCTGGCTGAGGAGGGCGATCTTGTCGCCCGTCTCGGCGGCGATGAATTCGCCATCGTGCTGGAGCTCGGCGAACCGGAGCGGGCCGGGCGTTTCGCGCAAGGGCTGTTGCAGACGCTTGCCGGCGCCTTCGATCTCGATGGCGTCCGGGAGCATGTCACCTGTAGCGTCGGTATCGCCCTGGCGCCCGCTCATGCCCGCGATGCAGACGTGCTGATGCGACACGCGGATCTGGCGCTCTATGCCGCCAAGGAGAACGGGCGTTCGACCTATCGTTTCTACGAGACGGAGATGCGGCTTGCCGCCGAGCGCCGGCATATGATGACCGCCGAGCTGTGGGAGGCGCTGGAGAAGCGCCAGTTCGAGCTGTACTACCAGCCGATCGTACAGCTCGACAATGACGACATCGCCGGCTTCGAGGCACTGATCCGCTGGCGCCACCCCAAGCGTGGGTTGGTTGCGCCGATGGAATTCATTCCGATCGCCGAGGAGACCGGCCTCATCGTGCCGATCGGCGACTGGGTGATCCGGGAAGCCTGCCACGCGGCAGCCGGCTGGCCGACCCATTTGAGGATCGCCGTCAATCTCTCCGTCAGCCAGTTTCGACATGCAAGCCTGCTTTCGACAGTGGTCGCGGCGCTCAACGAAACGGGCCTCAATGCCGACCGGCTTGAAATCGAAATCACCGAGTCCGTGTTCCTGGCTGATGCCGATCAAAGCCTGCCGCTGCTGCGCGCACTGAAAGAGCTTGGCGTACGCATCGCCATCGACGATTTCGGCACCGGTTATTCGTCGCTGAGCTATCTCAGGTCGTTTCCGTTCGACAAGATCAAGCTCGACCGCAGCTTCGTTTCGGGCATTGAGACGGATGCCGGTAATCTCGCCATCGTCCGCGCCGTCGTCGGTATCGGTTCCGGCTTCAACGCGACGACGCTGGCCGAAGGGATCGAGACGGAAGAGCAGTTGCAGAAACTGCGCGCCGAAGGTTTCAGTGAGGTGCAGGGTTATCTGTTGGGCCGGCCGATGCCGCAGCACGACGCCGAGGTGCTGATCCACGGCCGCGCGCTGAGGGCCGCTTCGTCACGTTCATGA
- the serA gene encoding phosphoglycerate dehydrogenase produces MAPRVLVSDELSETAVQIFRDRGVEVDFEPQLGKDKDRLLEVIGKYDGLAIRSATKVTEKIIQGATNLKVVGRAGIGVDNVDIPAASRRGIIVMNTPFGNSITTAEHAIALMFAVARQLPAADTSTQAGKWEKSKFMGVEITGKTLGVIGAGNIGSIVCARAIGLKMHVVAYDPFLSKERAEEMGVTKVELEELFARADFITLHVPMTDKTRGILNKEALAKTKPGVRIINCARGGLVDEAALAEAIKSGHVAGAAFDVFEVEPAKESPLFGLPNVVCTPHLGASTTEAQENVALQVAEQMADYLVKGAVSNAINMPSITAEEAPILKPFIRLADVLGAFVGQVTEEPIKEIEILYDGITANMNTRALTSAVLAGLIRPQVADVNMVSAPIMVKEKGVVLSEVKRDKTGVFDGYIKLTVTTESMTRSVAGTVFSDGKPRFIQIKGINLDADVGSHMIYITNTDVPGMIGFIGTTLGGAGVNIANFQLGRDKQGGDAIALLYVDGKVEDAVLAQLTANRAIRQAKLLTFNID; encoded by the coding sequence ATGGCACCTCGCGTTCTCGTATCCGACGAATTGTCGGAAACCGCCGTCCAGATCTTCCGCGACCGCGGCGTCGAAGTCGATTTCGAACCGCAGCTCGGCAAGGATAAGGACCGTCTGCTCGAAGTCATCGGCAAGTATGATGGTCTGGCCATCCGCTCCGCCACCAAGGTGACGGAAAAGATCATCCAGGGGGCGACGAACCTCAAGGTCGTCGGCCGCGCTGGCATCGGCGTCGACAATGTCGATATCCCGGCTGCCTCGCGCCGCGGCATCATCGTCATGAACACGCCCTTCGGCAACTCGATTACGACAGCCGAACACGCGATTGCGCTGATGTTTGCCGTCGCTCGCCAGCTTCCGGCAGCCGATACCTCGACGCAGGCCGGCAAATGGGAAAAGTCGAAGTTCATGGGCGTCGAGATCACCGGCAAGACGCTCGGCGTCATCGGTGCCGGCAATATCGGCTCGATCGTCTGCGCCCGTGCCATCGGCCTGAAGATGCATGTCGTCGCCTATGACCCGTTCCTCTCCAAGGAGCGCGCCGAGGAGATGGGCGTCACCAAGGTCGAGCTGGAGGAGCTTTTCGCCCGCGCCGACTTCATCACGCTGCATGTGCCGATGACCGACAAGACGCGCGGCATCCTCAACAAGGAAGCGCTGGCAAAGACTAAGCCGGGGGTGCGTATCATCAACTGCGCCCGTGGCGGCCTGGTCGATGAAGCAGCGCTTGCCGAAGCCATCAAGTCCGGCCATGTCGCCGGTGCCGCCTTCGACGTGTTCGAGGTCGAGCCCGCCAAGGAAAGCCCGCTCTTCGGCCTGCCGAACGTCGTCTGCACGCCACATCTCGGCGCCTCGACGACCGAGGCTCAGGAAAACGTCGCCCTGCAGGTGGCCGAACAGATGGCGGATTACCTCGTCAAGGGTGCGGTCTCCAACGCCATCAACATGCCGTCGATCACCGCTGAGGAAGCGCCGATCCTGAAGCCCTTCATCCGCCTTGCCGACGTTCTCGGCGCCTTCGTCGGGCAAGTCACCGAAGAGCCGATCAAGGAAATCGAGATCCTCTACGACGGCATCACCGCCAACATGAACACACGGGCGCTGACGAGTGCGGTGCTTGCCGGTCTCATCCGCCCACAGGTCGCCGACGTCAACATGGTTTCGGCGCCAATCATGGTCAAGGAAAAAGGCGTCGTGCTTTCCGAGGTCAAGCGCGACAAGACCGGTGTCTTCGATGGCTATATCAAGCTGACGGTGACGACCGAAAGCATGACGCGTTCGGTCGCCGGCACCGTGTTTTCGGATGGCAAGCCGCGGTTCATCCAGATCAAGGGCATCAACCTCGATGCCGATGTCGGCTCGCACATGATCTATATCACCAATACCGACGTCCCCGGCATGATCGGCTTCATCGGCACGACGCTTGGCGGTGCCGGCGTCAACATCGCAAACTTCCAGCTCGGGCGTGACAAGCAGGGCGGTGACGCCATCGCGCTGCTCTATGTCGATGGCAAGGTTGAAGACGCCGTGCTTGCGCAGTTGACGGCCAACCGGGCGATCCGCCAGGCAAAGCTGCTCACCTTCAACATCGACTGA
- a CDS encoding phosphoserine transaminase, whose product MAKTAKPDIRPHNTHFSSGPCSKRPGWSLDALSDAALGRSHRAKVGKAKLKQAIDLTREILDVPADYRIGIVPASDTGAVEMALWSLLGERGVDMLTWESFGAGWVTDVVKQLKLKDVRKLEAGYGELPDLSAVDFDRDVVFTWNGTTSGVRVPNADFISADRKGLTICDATSAAFAQELDFAKLDVVTFSWQKVLGGEGAHGVIILSPRAVERLVAYTPAWPLPKIFRMTSGGKLTEGIFRGETINTPSMLCVEDYIDALVWAKGLGGLKALIARADANAKVIHDFVAANDWIANLAVKAETASNTSVCLKIVDKDIAALDDDGQANFAKGLVGLLEKEGVAYDVGHYRDAPSGLRIWAGATIEASDMQKLMPWLSWAFETQKAQLGQAAA is encoded by the coding sequence ATGGCGAAGACCGCAAAGCCGGACATCCGTCCGCACAATACTCATTTTTCGTCTGGCCCTTGCTCGAAGCGCCCCGGTTGGTCGCTCGACGCCCTTTCCGACGCGGCTCTTGGCCGTTCGCATCGCGCGAAGGTCGGCAAGGCCAAGCTCAAGCAGGCCATCGACCTTACCCGTGAAATTCTCGACGTGCCGGCGGATTACCGCATCGGCATCGTTCCGGCGTCCGATACGGGTGCCGTCGAAATGGCGCTCTGGTCGCTGCTCGGCGAACGCGGCGTCGACATGCTCACCTGGGAAAGCTTCGGCGCCGGCTGGGTCACCGATGTCGTCAAGCAGCTGAAGCTCAAGGACGTGCGCAAGCTCGAGGCTGGTTACGGCGAGCTTCCCGATCTCTCCGCCGTCGATTTCGATCGCGATGTGGTCTTCACCTGGAACGGCACTACTTCGGGCGTGCGCGTGCCTAACGCCGATTTCATCTCTGCCGACCGCAAGGGCCTGACGATCTGCGACGCCACTTCGGCCGCTTTCGCGCAGGAACTCGATTTCGCCAAGCTCGATGTCGTCACCTTCTCCTGGCAGAAGGTTCTGGGCGGCGAGGGCGCCCACGGCGTCATCATCCTTTCGCCGCGCGCCGTCGAGCGTCTGGTCGCCTATACGCCGGCATGGCCGCTGCCGAAGATCTTCCGCATGACCTCTGGCGGCAAGCTGACCGAAGGCATCTTCCGGGGCGAAACGATCAACACGCCGTCGATGCTCTGCGTCGAGGACTATATCGACGCGCTTGTCTGGGCCAAGGGCCTTGGCGGCCTCAAGGCACTGATTGCGCGCGCCGATGCCAATGCCAAGGTCATTCATGACTTCGTCGCGGCAAACGACTGGATTGCCAATCTCGCCGTCAAGGCGGAAACGGCCTCCAACACCTCGGTCTGCCTGAAGATCGTCGACAAGGATATCGCAGCGCTCGACGACGACGGTCAGGCGAATTTCGCCAAGGGGCTGGTCGGCCTGCTCGAAAAGGAAGGCGTCGCCTATGACGTCGGCCATTACCGCGACGCGCCGTCCGGCCTGCGTATCTGGGCCGGCGCTACGATCGAGGCATCCGACATGCAGAAGCTGATGCCCTGGCTTTCCTGGGCCTTCGAAACGCAGAAGGCGCAGCTCGGCCAGGCTGCCGCCTGA
- a CDS encoding outer membrane protein — MKRSLSGIFAALLIATNAYSADLAPAEPIPEQPPEVTVSEATGWYLRGDVGYAFTDLRGARYFQGSNASEVDFDRADLDDAWTVGGGVGYQINSYLRTDLTFDYLTQADFKGSTVGQCGFPLVDCTSSDRSSLTAYTLLANAYVDLGTYGYVTPYVGAGIGGSYVKWKNLRNVACADDGSFCDDQVTHGGKGNWRFTYALMAGASIDVTCNVKADVGYRYLHIDGGNMFGYAENGGPGRDKGLSVHEARVGARYLFGGCAQASYEPPPEIPLQPAVYK; from the coding sequence ATGAAAAGAAGCTTGTCCGGCATCTTCGCCGCATTATTGATCGCGACAAACGCCTATTCCGCCGACCTCGCCCCTGCCGAGCCTATCCCGGAACAGCCGCCCGAAGTGACGGTCAGCGAAGCGACCGGCTGGTATCTGCGCGGCGATGTCGGTTATGCCTTCACCGATCTGCGCGGCGCACGCTATTTCCAGGGCAGCAATGCCAGCGAGGTCGATTTCGACCGTGCCGACCTGGACGATGCATGGACGGTCGGCGGCGGTGTCGGTTATCAGATCAACAGCTATCTGCGCACCGATCTGACGTTCGACTATCTGACGCAGGCTGATTTCAAGGGCTCGACGGTCGGGCAGTGCGGCTTCCCCTTGGTGGATTGCACTTCCAGCGACCGCTCTTCGCTGACTGCCTACACGCTGCTCGCCAACGCTTACGTCGATCTTGGCACCTATGGTTACGTCACGCCTTATGTCGGTGCCGGTATCGGCGGTTCCTATGTGAAGTGGAAGAACCTGCGTAACGTCGCCTGCGCCGATGACGGCAGCTTCTGCGACGACCAGGTCACCCATGGCGGCAAGGGCAACTGGCGCTTCACCTACGCTCTCATGGCCGGCGCCTCGATCGACGTCACCTGCAACGTCAAGGCCGATGTCGGCTACCGCTACCTGCATATCGACGGCGGCAACATGTTCGGTTATGCCGAAAACGGCGGCCCCGGCCGCGACAAGGGTCTCAGCGTCCACGAAGCCCGCGTCGGCGCCCGCTATCTGTTCGGCGGCTGCGCCCAGGCGAGCTATGAACCTCCGCCGGAAATCCCGCTGCAGCCGGCGGTCTACAAGTAA